A window of Ascochyta rabiei chromosome 6, complete sequence genomic DNA:
CTCTTCCCTCAGCATCTTGATAAGCGCGTGGTCACTATAGCACGCTATCAGGAAGGCGTCAAACTGATTCGCATGCTGAAGTATCCCTTGCACCGCCACGGCAGCTGACATGACGTCGTCAAATGTACTCTCGACAGCTGATGGAGCTGGCTCGATGGCGGTGCAGCCCACTAAGACGACGTTGGATGACAGCGTAGGTAATACCATGTCGACGCACGCACGGGTCATAGAAGCCGTGGAGTTTGGATTGCATAGTAGGATCCGAATCTGCTTTGGAGCTGCTTGCGCGCCTCGAGAGGCAGCTGTCTTGACAATGGAGTTGGACCGGGGAAGACGTTGAGTCGGAGCTGGTGGTTGCTGCGCCTTGGCAGGCATGTCGAACGGAATACTTTGATGGGACATTGTAGAATCGAAATCGTTGTCTGCGTAACGTTTGCCCAGGGCGGTAGCAAGAAGTATGTCGACTGTGGGGCGTTGATGCATACGCAAGTGGCCTTGTTCTTATCGGCGGACCGCTGCCGATGCCCCGCAGAGCGTGGCCACTTTGTGGGGGAGTGGGGGAGCGCGGTGCATCATCATTTCTTGCCACCACGCGTTTGCCTGCATCATCACTACTTACAGGCAAACGACAAGAATCAATATGCCGCAGTGAAATTCGGCTTGCGCCGTGCAGATGCAATTCACTTTGGCTTCCTTGTGCCTCGATTGTAGTACCAGCTTTCGAATCGTCTGGCTTGGGACCAGCGGGATCACGAGGCGTCGCTCACGAATCATGTCAAAAATAAACAAAATGCGACAAGGCACCAGCGCGTTGCGGTACCACCTAAAAACATGTTTTCTATCTGAGCAGACGAATCACATCCGTGGGAACGATCGAGCTTTGAACGCTGGAGTACCTTACAAGATAACCCAGATCCTTCGAATTGCCCATGTAAACATGGGGCTGGTTAGCTCAGTGCACCCAAGGCTGCGAATTGGAGCTTCACATGCACTTGAACATTCTCAAAAAGAAGATGGCAGCTCTCAGTGCATAACAGCTTGATTCCCCGCCGTGTCTACTGCAGCATCGCAGTTAGCAACGTCTCGCAATGTTCCGAATCCGACCACTGCTTGCGAAATTACTGAAACAAACGTACCCCAACATCACTTACCCGCCAGAGGACGCAGGCTACACTGAAGAAAGCCAAGGCCAGTGAACACAATCACCGTTAAAGACAGAACGTGAACTCACAAGTCTCTAGTGCCCTGGCACACAGCTGCCTGGCTGGACTCAGCATGTGTCCTCGCTCCCAACATGCGCAGCAACGCTCTCGTTTGCAGGCAAGACCCGGACCAACACCTCCACCCACCTTGCCACGCGCGGAGGTGGCCATATGCCCATTTCGGATGCGGCTATATCAACAGTACTGGAGACGTGATCTCGAGCACCAAGCTGAATACTCTGAAGCTATCCGAAGACAAGGGGACGATGATTGTTGGATCAGGCCCGAGGTAGGGCGACGTTTTCAACCATCTTGAGTTCACAAGTTGGACTGTTGTTGGCGGGCGATTGACACTTGTCGGAGCTCCTGGCCTCCTTCTCGGCGGCGGGATCGGTTGGTACAGTGTCAAGCATGGCTTGGCTTCTTCGTGGGGGAAGATGAAGATTTATGAGGTGTGTACTGGAAACACCTATCGATGCCCAAGCAGAATACCAACACGTATCAAGCTGTCCTCGCAGACGGTACCATAGCTACCATAACAGCCTGAAGCAGGCATGTTGCTTAGCGTGAGTAGATTCCTTCTTGAGCGTTCTGGGTAAAGGGGGAGATGGAGTCATGTATAGGGTATCAATAGTAGATTTGGGTATAGACTATTTCCCTCCATCAGAACTGCCATCTTCACATCTCATCTCCCCGAAAATACCTAAACCACCTTCAACATCCAACTGGCAAACACCGCAGCGCCCATTGTCCACCAACTAGAGAATGGCCCTCTTCGACACGCCCTAGACTTCTCTGCGGGTACTCGACTCCTCCCTACAATCTCTCTTGGCGCTACACACACAACCTGCGTCTCTGCAACACCCCCGGCGAAATCCGCAGAAATGACAAACGGGACAGTCTGCCGGACATGGAGATCATACCAGGTGAAATCAGACGCGTTCTGATCGATGTGATTCAAGTCGATACCCTGGCCCATTGCGGACCAGGTACGGAAGTTGTCAGGTGAGGTGGAACCGGGGGGGTGGCTGATACTGCAAGTTTTATTGGAGAAGTCTTGAGGCGTCCCTGCAAGCCCCGTTAGTCCTTCACACTCACGACGATATCGGAAGGCTGGGATGGAATGTACCGGTCGTTACTGGGCCACCGTTTGATATATCGGAACCACACGCCTCTCTTATCCTGCCGAGGATCTCTTCCGTTGGCCTAGGAAGAGTGCAACGCTCACTGTACGAGATTTTCTGAAGGGCCTTGGTGCATGTCTCGTCCAGCACCCCATCGCAGCCATTCCTACCGCCCGACGAACTAGTAGCGTTGAGGCCCGAGAACATGGTCACGCATGTTTTGGCGTCGCTTGATTCTGGCGCGCTGACATAGCTTTGTAGATAGTGTATTGTCGGAGCACTCTGAGTTCGGGTTTCATTGTATGTGAGTGTAAACGTCCAGTCGTTTTGCGAAGGGTCCATCATGAGTGCGTTCCAGTGCAAATTGACGCTGCCTGTGGAATTGACCGACGCGTTGGGGCTGAGCTCCCCCTCGATCAACCATGGGCATCGCCCTAGATCTAGCTGTGTTTTGTTGGTCCCGTCAAACGTTGTGGTGTCATTCTGTGCGGAAGCTGGCGACAAAAGTAATGAGAGGGTGGCAAGTCGGATGACCGGCGGCCAGCGTAGTATATCCATTGTGAATAAAGCTGGGCGAATGGTCAACGGTAAGTCTAAACACGAGGATCCGATGCTGATTTTAGTTGTTGTGGTAAAGTTTCGCCCGTTCAATGAGTCCTTTCTTGGCAGGCGTCGTGTGTTGGCTGCCAATAACAATAGATAGTCTTAGCGCTGTGATCAGCCACGGTCGACCCAGCGAGGATCTGCTCGGAAAGATGCCGGCTTAGCGCGTGGAGTGCGAGAGTCTGGAGAGCTGCATGAGACTGCGTAAGGAGTTCCACATCGCTGGTCGCCGTGTTCAATCAAAATACAGAAACAAACCGTAGCGGCTGGTAGTCGCGACTCGGATCTTTATCACAAGGGAAAGTATGACTATCCGACAAGACCAAGCCGGTAGTAGGCCGACTTGGCGCGTCGATTGGCAAAACCGAGCGTAGTTATTGGTTGAATACGTGTCGTCCGTTAATGACAAGCTGATGTGAAAGTGAGAAAGAGAATTTACTGTTTGGGACAACGATTTTGTATTGGACCGATACCCCTCACTGTGCGCGCTCAAGGTCTCACGCGTACTGACTTCGGTCCTTCCAGCTCGGCTGCAGCTGCTTTCCGTCAATGCCGGCAAAGTCAAAACCGCTTTCGTAGCTGGCGTACGAGATCAATCGCAATGTGCTGAGTTTCGCGCCTGCGTCGGTTTGCGCCCACACCGAGACGCTCAAAGTGTTCCGGCCCTGCAAATTGAGGATGCCAGGTGGGATCGGGAATCGAGTCTGGGGGCCGATATGCGGAAAATACTTGCCATATTGGTAGCTGTTGTTTGTGTTAGCTGGTGAGAAAATTTGCCAATGTTGCTGATCTTACCCGTTCACATATAGCTGGATTCTAGCGACTGTGCCAGCGGCGGCGCCAAACTCGACACCGATAGGAGCATCGAGATCCTCGTCGATTTTGAGGTCAAAAGCCGTTGTGAACCACCTGATACCTGCTCCTTCAACACCATCTTCAGTAGGACTAGCATTTTCCCAGCTCTCGGTGTCGAATCCGGGCAAGTGCCACCCAAGACGCTCTCCGTATAGACCACCCTCGTTTAGTGGCCCACGAACTGGATCGATGTTCTTCTCACCACCAGCATTGCCTTGAATCTTCCACAGGTCGAAGTTCAGTTTTGTGTTGTTGGCGGTCAAGAGCTGGGCACCCAAGATACCCCTTGGGTTCTGTGCACCCGAGGGTCCGGTTGATGTTTGATCATGGCCAGTGTAATCGGTTACAACTGTCAGAACGTTCCCTTCTTCTTTCAAGGTAACATTCTTGAAAGGGACGACTGCATTGGTCGCCCACAACGTAGCATTTCCAGGATTGAACCCAATCGCCTGTCCGTTGAGCCAGGCATTCCACCCTGCTGCAGCACCACCCTGCACCGTGATATTCAAAGATGCAGCACTCTTTCCAGAGAAGTACCCACGGTAGACCTTGGTACCAGCGTAGAATTTGTAGTCACTGCTGTACAGTACCGGCAGAGTCAATGGCTTAACCTTGTTGAGCGTCGTGTTCTTGTTCGCCACGACCCAGTTGCTGTCATCGTAGGAAGGCGAGATCTCGGGTGCTGAATCGGCAGCCTTGAAGCTTGTCAGTGCAGGGAGGTCAATCTTGCGATCTTCAGTGCCTGTGATCTCCGCGGTGAGACTGCCATACGAGGTCTTGGAGGTCGTCAGGCCCTTCCCGTTCCAAGAGATCTCTGCGACATCCTTGCCAGCGTAGACCTCGATAGTTGTAGCATTGACATTGTCGCCGATGACGGATACCGTGCCGCTGGATACACTAGCCGACCGTACTAGGTAGGGTCCAACCACGAAAAGGTGATGATCGGGGGTGACATTCGGATCTGCTGTGGTGGGAGGAGCAAAGAAAGTCCACGCAGTCGGAACATCTAGCAGGTATGCGAGCACACCGTTCGAAAGCTGCACAGCGGTAGCTCCCTTGGCTTGCTTGTACTTGAAGCTGACGTAGCTCGAGCTGTTGGTGGAAACCTGGGCGAGGCCTGAATCTGCGCCGTATGACTTGAAGGTAACATTCTTCTGCGTCTTGAATGCAAACTCTCCGGTCTGACCTTCTTTCAGGTACAACACTACGATAGGCTGGTCGAAAATTCCGTAAGTGAGAACTTCGCCAGATGAGTACAGCAAAGTCTCATTTCCGAGAGCGTAGTCGGTCACTACCCATCGCGCCTGCCTCCCATTCAACTGGAGACTTGGGATTGTGATTTTGCCAACCGAAGTGTCGACGTTCAAGGAGAAATCAGTCACTGTTCGGGACCTGGTGTCATTCTTTTCAGTGAGGTAGAACCTTCCGTTGCTGTCCTTGCTCTTCAGTACCCAGGTGAACACATCTGGAGTGCTGACTGCGTTTCCGGTTCCGTTGCTTTCCATGACGGTGTTGTGGAGGCCTTTGCTGACACGAGTGAAGAGCGAGATGAGCTTGTACTGCTTGTACTTGTCGCGAACCTCGCGAGTTTCCCGAATCGACGCATCGTAATCGTAAGAAGTGTACACCTGGTGAAATCAGTCAAGGAGCAGTCCCCGTTTACCACATGATGAACTTACAACGGGAGCTGCCAAGTGCCCCCAATTAGTCCCTCCATAAGTCATATACAGATTCAAGAGCGTAGCACGCTGAGCGATGACGTCTTTGTAGAACACATCAGGAATCTCCGGGCTCAGATCCGACTGGCACTCGTCGAAGAAGTGTTCGCCCCACGCCTGGAACCAGCCGCCGCGGAACTCTGGCAGATACTCTGGCTGGGTAGGTGAGACTTCCTGAAACCACTGGTAATAGGTACGAATGACGCTTCCACCAGTGTTAGGGTTGGTACAGCTAAATCCACCAGGGTAGGAATCAAGACCGTAGATGTCGACGGCGCCGCCGACGTTGTTGTAATCGGTCGACC
This region includes:
- a CDS encoding Beta-galactosidase, whose protein sequence is MRFSQFIFGILAMLLGVLATDNGLQTVVEWDNGSLQVNGERVIVMSGEFHYARLPVPELWLDIFQKFRANGMNTVSIYFFWSYHSASKGVYDFTSPGKDLQRLFDAAKEAGLYVIARPGPYSNAETSGGGFALWTSDGSGGSYRTSDETYRKAWSEWIAEVGPIIAKNQITNGGPVILTQVENELTESKYDPNNTLVIYMEQIKAAFKEAGLIVPTTHNEKGFRGKSWSTDYNNVGGAVDIYGLDSYPGGFSCTNPNTGGSVIRTYYQWFQEVSPTQPEYLPEFRGGWFQAWGEHFFDECQSDLSPEIPDVFYKDVIAQRATLLNLYMTYGGTNWGHLAAPVVYTSYDYDASIRETREVRDKYKQYKLISLFTRVSKGLHNTVMESNGTGNAVSTPDVFTWVLKSKDSNGRFYLTEKNDTRSRTVTDFSLNVDTSVGKITIPSLQLNGRQARWVVTDYALGNETLLYSSGEVLTYGIFDQPIVVLYLKEGQTGEFAFKTQKNVTFKSYGADSGLAQVSTNSSSYVSFKYKQAKGATAVQLSNGVLAYLLDVPTAWTFFAPPTTADPNVTPDHHLFVVGPYLVRSASVSSGTVSVIGDNVNATTIEVYAGKDVAEISWNGKGLTTSKTSYGSLTAEITGTEDRKIDLPALTSFKAADSAPEISPSYDDSNWVVANKNTTLNKVKPLTLPVLYSSDYKFYAGTKVYRGYFSGKSAASLNITVQGGAAAGWNAWLNGQAIGFNPGNATLWATNAVVPFKNVTLKEEGNVLTVVTDYTGHDQTSTGPSGAQNPRGILGAQLLTANNTKLNFDLWKIQGNAGGEKNIDPVRGPLNEGGLYGERLGWHLPGFDTESWENASPTEDGVEGAGIRWFTTAFDLKIDEDLDAPIGVEFGAAAGTVARIQLYVNGYQYGKYFPHIGPQTRFPIPPGILNLQGRNTLSVSVWAQTDAGAKLSTLRLISYASYESGFDFAGIDGKQLQPSWKDRSQYA